One segment of Candidatus Eisenbacteria bacterium DNA contains the following:
- the lat gene encoding L-lysine 6-transaminase translates to MPADRVHENLGRYMLVDGMDIVLDLEKSKGAMVHDARSGRDFVDFFSFFASQPIGMNHPRMCNQETIEYLGRAALHKPSNSDVYTVEMAEYVETFGRVAVPKSFKHLFFIEGGGLAVENALKTAFDWKYHKNKAKGIDKEGSKIIHFRHCFHGRTGYTMSLTDSFDLRKTAHFPKFDWPRITTPWITFPLEGENLKAVEAAETQAIAEIHQALQASPHEIAGLIIEPIQGEGGDNHFRGEFFEALRKICDENEILLIFDEVQSGLGLTGKMWAFQHFNITPDIVCFGKKTQVCGIMVTGRIDDVDNVFKVSSRLNSTWGGNFVDMIRSRLHLEIIEEEKLVDRARTSGEILLGRFQKLQAELGGGIENARGRGLMCAFSVSDGFSRKEMLAKIYENGVIALPCGRRSIRVRPSLDISREVLEAGIDKIEAAIKTVVAAGKA, encoded by the coding sequence ATTCCAGCGGACCGCGTTCACGAGAACCTCGGTCGCTATATGCTCGTGGACGGAATGGATATTGTTCTTGATCTCGAGAAAAGTAAGGGCGCCATGGTGCATGATGCCAGATCCGGGCGGGACTTCGTTGATTTCTTCTCGTTCTTTGCGTCCCAGCCTATCGGGATGAATCATCCCCGAATGTGCAACCAGGAGACGATTGAATATCTCGGCCGCGCCGCCTTACACAAACCGAGCAACTCCGATGTCTATACGGTGGAGATGGCTGAATATGTCGAGACCTTCGGCCGCGTGGCGGTCCCAAAATCGTTCAAGCATCTCTTCTTTATCGAGGGCGGCGGTCTCGCGGTCGAAAACGCGCTGAAGACGGCCTTTGATTGGAAGTATCATAAGAATAAGGCGAAGGGGATCGACAAAGAGGGATCGAAGATCATCCACTTCCGCCATTGCTTCCATGGCCGGACCGGATACACAATGAGTCTCACCGACTCATTCGATCTCCGTAAAACCGCCCACTTCCCAAAATTCGACTGGCCCCGGATCACAACGCCCTGGATCACCTTCCCCCTGGAAGGCGAAAATCTGAAAGCGGTGGAAGCGGCTGAAACACAGGCCATCGCTGAGATTCATCAGGCGTTGCAGGCGAGCCCCCATGAGATCGCCGGACTCATCATTGAGCCGATTCAGGGCGAGGGGGGCGACAATCATTTCCGCGGTGAGTTCTTTGAAGCGCTCCGCAAGATTTGCGACGAGAACGAAATCCTTCTCATTTTTGATGAAGTCCAATCGGGCTTGGGTTTGACCGGCAAGATGTGGGCGTTCCAGCACTTTAACATCACGCCTGATATTGTCTGCTTCGGCAAGAAGACGCAGGTCTGCGGCATCATGGTTACCGGCCGAATCGATGATGTCGACAACGTCTTCAAAGTCTCCAGCCGTTTGAACTCCACTTGGGGCGGCAACTTTGTGGATATGATCCGCAGCCGGCTACATCTGGAGATCATCGAGGAAGAGAAGCTCGTCGATCGGGCCCGCACATCCGGCGAAATCCTTCTCGGCAGGTTTCAGAAACTGCAGGCGGAACTGGGCGGCGGTATTGAAAACGCCCGGGGCCGGGGCCTGATGTGCGCCTTCAGCGTAAGCGACGGATTTTCGCGGAAAGAAATGCTGGCAAAGATCTATGAGAATGGTGTCATCGCCCTTCCGTGCGGCCGGCGTTCGATTCGGGTCCGGCCCTCCCTCGACATCTCGAGAGAGGTTCTGGAGGCGGGCATCGACAAGATCGAGGCGGCGATCAAGACGGTCGTCGCCGCCGGAAAGGCCTGA